The following nucleotide sequence is from Catonella massiliensis.
TTATAATAAAGCATACGGGCAAGTGGCTTATTCTCAACTATTTCTATGTTGTTCTGCTTTGCTATCTCTTTGATATTTGCCGCAACATAGTCAGCACCCTTTGCAAGTACATAAGGGGCCTCTGCCGTCTCCTTATCGTATTTGACTGCTACAGCAAAATGTGTAGGGTTAGTAATAACCACATCCGCCTTAGGAAGATCCTGCATCATTCTTCTTCTGGCTCCCTCTCTCATCTTCTGTCTGATTTGGCCTTTGATTTGAGGATCACCTTCGCTCTGCTTCATTTCATCCTTAACTTCCTGCTTACTCATCCTCAAATCGTGTAAGTGTTTCCACTTCTGATATCCAAAATCCGCAAGTCCTATGACAACAAAGATCAAGCTGATTTTAATACCTACGTCCAAAACAATATCAAAAATATTAAGTATTGCCTGCATAAATTCGAAGTCATAGAGATTGAGGATGAACTTCCACCTGTCTTTAACTTCATTATATGCAACAAGAGCAATAGCAAGTACCTTAAGTATGGATTTGATAAGTTCTACAACCTTTTCCTGTGAGAACATTCTCTTAAGCCCACCTATGGGGTTTAACCTGTCAAGCTTGGGCTTTAGGGGCTTGCCCGTTACCTTCCAGCCAACCTGAACTATGTTGCCCACAAGAGCAACCACAAAGCTTCCTATAAGTACAGGCAGGCTTGCAATAACTATATCTAAAACAATCTCATTGCTAAGATTCACAGCCTGTCTCACATCAAATACTTCCATCGATATATCAGAGGCCTTGTTATAATACTTGACAAAGCTGTCAAGGAAAAGATTAGCCATAATGCCTCCAAAGAGCTTTAGCACAAAGAACATAAGTAAAAGCATAAAGCCATTTATCAAATCAGAACTTCTGGCAACACGCCCTTCTTTTCTGGCATCATCTAACTTCTTAGGAGTTGCCTTCTCTGTCTTATCTCCTCCCTCGCCAAAAAACTGGAGGTTATATGCAAATCTCCTATCCCTTAATTGTATAGTATTTCTATCCTCTTTGCAATCTTTAACCCAAAAAATCACTATGATTTAAGCGCCTCCACCGCCCTTAGGAATACATCCTGCATTTCTTTGGTAATATAATTGGCCACTCCGGGAAGCATAGACATCATAAGTATCATAACCACAAGGCCTCCAAGAAGTTTAAGCTGAATGCCCACAACGAACATATTCATCTGCGGTGCTACCTTAGCCATAACACCAAGCACCACATTTACTAAGAGCATTGTGGCATATATCGGCAGCATCAGTCTCATTGCTATCATAAAATAATTGCCCAGGAAATAAGTTATTACGTTTACTGTATTGGCACTTATTACAGCCCTTCCGATAGGAACTACCTTAAAGGCATCTACAAAAGCCTTTAAGAAGTAATGATGAAAATCATTTACCAGAAGAAGGATAATCACAAAGTAATTGTAGAGATTTCCTGTAACAGATGTATCTACCTTGAATACAGGGTCATACATGGTAACCATGGCAAAGCCTATTTCCATATCTATGAGCCTGCCTGTAAAGTTAAGTATGGTCATAACTATGTTGGTAAAATACCCAAGCAGCGTCCCTGCCAAGGCCTCAGACATAACCATAAGCGAAAACCCTATAACCCCGGGATAGGTGACAGGCACACTGGGAAGAGTAAGGTAGAGCAAGGTAGAGAAAATAAGCGTAAACGCTATCTTAAACTGCCTTGGGATACTGCCGAAACTAAAAAATGGAGCTGTAAACACAAATGCAGATACACGAGTAACTATGAATAAAAAATATTCTAAATTCTCAACGGTAAACTGCAGTTGCATTTTCATCCCCAAACTTTCTATATGTTATGTTTACAGTAATGTTACTATGTACCCTATAAAGCCTGTTGACTCATATATGTAGTCGCCAAAGCCTGAGAAAAGCTCAGTCGTAAACTCCGACAGACTGGTCATCATCCATCCTCCTGTAAGTACCAGCATAAGCATAGTCACAATAAGCTTTGGTACAAAGGTAAGCGTCTGCTCCTGTATGGATGTAATCGTCTGAATCAAGCTTATTATAAGACCAACCACAAGTGATGCAAGAAGCATAGGTGCAGATAGCTTAAGTATGAGCATAACTGTTTCTCTGGAAATATCTATGACCTTATCTGCGCTCATAACTGCCTCCTATTCTATTTAACAAATGATTTAACAAGATTGCCTATAACCAAATCCCATCCGTCTACCATGATGAAAAGCAGAATCTTAAAAGGCATAGATATGGTAGTAGGCGGGAGCATCATCATACCCATTGACATAAGCGTAGAGGACACAACCATATCTATGACGAGGAAAGGTATATATATGCAAAAACCAATGATAAATGCTGCTCTAAGCTCACTGATTATAAATGCGGGAATCAGCACATTGGTAGGTATTTCATCCATATCCTTAACTTCTTCTATCCCTGCTATATCAAGAAAGAGCCTTATATCCTTGGTATTGGTCTGCTTGTACATAAAGGTCCTTAGCGGCTTTATTCCTATCTCATAAGCCTGTTCGAAAGTAATATTGCCGTCTGTAAGCGGTTTAAGTGCCTCTGTATTTATCTGTATAAATATAGGCGACATTATAAACCAGGTAAGAAATAACGCGAGTCCTGTAAGCACCTGATTGGGTGGAGTAGTCTGCGTAGTAAGTGCAGACCTCACAAAATGAAGTACTACCAGAATTCTCGTAAAAGAGGTAAGCAGAATGAGGATAGAAGGCGCAAGTCCCAGTACGGTTAGAACCAATACTATCCTAAGCGTAGCCGCCAGTCCACTCTGTTCACCATTGGTTGTGAGATTGATACCTATATTGTATGGAGAAGTTCCTGTGGTAAAACTGTTGTTGTCATTGGAGCTTCTGTCCACTGTATTCCCTGTTCTGTTGTCTATCGCATAAGCCGGAGTAACAAAAAAAAGGGAGGTACATATAAGCACTAAAACAATCCCAAGATATAGTAAATTAAACTTTTTCGTACATAAAGGATGTTCTCTCATATTACCAGCCTTTTCTTATTTTTCTTTTGATTTAGCTCTGTCCAAAAATTCCTTAAAAGAAAACCTTTCAGTTTCTACAGGTAAGTTAGCCTTAATCTTATCTCCATCAACTTCTGATATAAGATTAATATTGGTTTTAGTTATTCCTATTAAGAAATATCTTCCGCCTACTTCTACAATCTGCAAATACTTATCTGCAGTAACCCTGCTTGTTTCAACAACCTTTATATTGCTATTTTCTCTGGTTTTCAGTGCATATTTGCTAAAATACTTAGATACATAGTAGGCAGCCGCAACTATCACTGCAAATGCGACAAGCATTCCGAATATCTGCGCAATGCTGCCTAATGTACCTGCCGTTCTAGATAGAACCATGTTTATCCTCCATAAAAAGCGTGTGCAAGCGTCATCATAAGGCAAACACCTTACCATAAGCTCTACATCTCTAGAAGATATTATTTGATTATTTCAGTTATTCTTATACCAAAGTTATCCTCGATAACAACAACCTCACCCTTTGCCACGTATTTACCGTTTACAAGGAGGTCAATGGCTTCACCGGCAAGCTTATTTAGCTCAATGATTGTACCCGGCGAGAAGTCAAGAATTTCCTTAATGGTCTTATTCGTTCTTCCAAGCTCTACAGTTACCTCAAGAGGTACATCCATAATGAGGCCTATATTTTCCTGCTGCATCAGAGGATTGATTGTATTATCAAAGGCCTGGAACTGTGCAGGAGCTACATTTACCGGCTGTGCAGGCTGCATAGGCTGTGCATATCCCTGAGGAGGTACAGGCATAGCAGGTGCTGGTCCCGGTGTAGGCGCTGCCGGTGCTGGAGCCGGTGCTGGTGCCGGTGCTGCAGGTGCAGGCTGATCTAATTCTGAAGATGACATAAATTTGTTATACAACTCCTTTGCAAAATCTATAGGATAAAGCTGCATAAGTTCACTATCAATCAGTGTGCCAATTTCAAGTCTAAATGAAACCTTTACAAACTCTCCCTTAAGGAAATCACCAAATCCCTCTTCATCTATAGAGCCGTCCATATCTATGAGGCTCGCTGTTGGAGGGCTGATATCAACCTTCTTTTCAAGTACTGATGAAATAGAGGTTGCAGCTGAGCCCATCATCTGATTCATGGCCTCACAAATAGCAGAGAGATGAAGTTCAGAAAGCTCAGTTCCATCTACATCTTCACCGTTACCACCCATCATAAGATCTGTGATTATCTTAACATCCTTTTCTCTAAGAATAAGGATATTATTACCGTCAAGGCCTTCAATATATGAAATCTGAATAAATACACAAGGCCTGTCATAAGACTGTGATATATCTTCCCAATTTGCAATAGATACATTAGGAGTAGTTATAAGAACCTTCTGGTTAAGCAGGGTAGAAAGCGTGGTTGCCGCTGTACCCATACTAATATTAGAAATCTCTCCTATGGCATCCTTTTCCTCGCTTGATAAAGGTACACTGCCTGCGCCTGCCTGGGTATCGGAAGAATCCGAACCACCATCTTCACCCATACCGCCTAGCAACGCGTTTATTTCTTCCTGTGAAAGCATTCCGTCCATGGCTTATTCTTCCTCCCTAATAACTTTAGTAATTCTAAGTGCATATACACCTGATGAAGCTCCAGGCAGTGCCTTAAACTTCTTCATATTTCCTACAAACACATCCAATTCATCTTCAACCTTTGAGTTGAGCCTTATCACATCGCCCGGTTGTAGATTAACAAAATCATTGACAGATACAACACTCTTGCCAAGCACCGCTCTGATAGGTATCTGGGCTCTATCGATAATCTCTCCAATCTGCTCACCATAGTTGGTGTCATCCTTTTCCTGAAGAGCTGAGAACCAGAACTTGGTATTTAGCTTATCCATTACCTCTTCAAGAGAAGTAAAAGGCAGGCAGAAGGTCATAAAGCCCTCTACAGTACCAATCTTAATACTAAGAGTAATAAGAGCCGTCATTTCCTGAGGTGAAATAATCTGTGCGTACTGTGAGTTGGTCTCTATACGCATAAGCCTCGGGTCTATCTCCACAACATTGTGCCAAGGCTCCTGTAAATACCCTGTACAAATATTTAAGATTCTCTCAATTACAACTATTTCTATTTCAGAAAAATCTCTTGTCTTTTCAATAGGATTACCTTCTCCGCCCAAAAGTCTGTCAATAATGGTGTATCCAAGGTTATTAGACATCTCCATTATGCAGCTTCCCTTAAGCGGCGATAGATTCATTATAGCTAAGAGTACAGGATTGGAAAGCGAGTTCTGAAATTCCTGGTACGTAATGGCCTCAGAACCTCTAACCTCAACCTGAACAGTCTTTCTTAGATAAGCCGGCAGATTGGCAGAGAGAAGTCTGCCATAGTGCTCAAATATTGACTCCAAGGTACGTAAATGATCCTTTGAAAACTTAGACGGCCTTGCAAAGTCATAGTCCTTTACCACCTTCTCGTCTGTTTCCTTGAGGTCATCCGTGTCTACATCTCCGCTCTCAATTCCGCGTAGCAGCTTATCTATCTCTTCCTGCGAGAGTATATCACTCATTAAGCCTCACCATCCTATAATTATTCATTTACGTTTTATTACTGTAATCTCAGGTTCTTAAAGGCAATTTCAGCCATAGTCTGCGTACCGAACTTCTCCTGAATAGCCTTAAGTACGGCAGCCTTTATAGCCTCTCTGTTGTTCTGCACTTCTTCTTTAGTATACTGTGAGAACTGGTTACTTACAATCTCATCTATAGTGGACTCATAGCCTGACTTAGTGTCTGCATTTTTCATGCTCTCTGAGATAGTCTTGTAGTCATCCTCTGTCTTAATCAGGTATAGAGAAATCTGGTCGATAACAGCATAATGGTCTTTACCGTCTCCTGAGCCCTTAAGGTTAATCTGTAAGGACTTATCAAAGGTAACTACATCCATATCACTTATAGATACCTTGTTCTTAGAGGTATCATTCTCAAGCTCCAGGTCAATTATAGAAGCTATGTTTGATACTAATGCGTTGGTAGCCTTAGCCGATGAAACCACCGAAAGCATAATAACCGCAGTTAGTATGAGGTTCATAAGGCTTAAAGCAATAGCCACTATTGTAAGCATGTTCTTTTTCATAATAATCTCCTTAGAGTTTTTATTCAGCAACTTTAGTAAATATCTTTATTTCAACTCTTCTGTTCTTCTGTCTTCCCTCAGGTGTCTTATTGGAAGCTATAGGCTCATATTCTCCCTTACCGCTTGCAGAAAGCCTCTTAGGGTCCATATGCTCCACATTGGTAAGATACTCAAGCACAGTCATCGCTCTGGCACTGGAAAGCCACAGGTTATTCTTGAACTTGACTGTATTGGTCTGAGGAACATTGTCAGTATGTCCTTCAATTACTATGTCAGTATCCTTAAACTTCTTAAGGATGCCGGCTGCTTTGTCAAGTACCACGTCAGCACCCTTTTTAAGTTCAGCCTGTCCTGAATCAAAAAGAAAGTATCCATCTATACTAAGTCCTATGTAATTATAAGAAGTATCCATCTTTAGCTGAACTGTATCATTTAGCTTAAACTGGTTGATAGCCTCAGATGCCTTTTCATAGTTCTTTTCAGCGGCTTCTTTAACTTCCTGCTCGTACTTCTTTAATACCTCATCCTTAGTGATTTCCTTTTTTACA
It contains:
- the flhB gene encoding flagellar biosynthesis protein FlhB codes for the protein MIFWVKDCKEDRNTIQLRDRRFAYNLQFFGEGGDKTEKATPKKLDDARKEGRVARSSDLINGFMLLLMFFVLKLFGGIMANLFLDSFVKYYNKASDISMEVFDVRQAVNLSNEIVLDIVIASLPVLIGSFVVALVGNIVQVGWKVTGKPLKPKLDRLNPIGGLKRMFSQEKVVELIKSILKVLAIALVAYNEVKDRWKFILNLYDFEFMQAILNIFDIVLDVGIKISLIFVVIGLADFGYQKWKHLHDLRMSKQEVKDEMKQSEGDPQIKGQIRQKMREGARRRMMQDLPKADVVITNPTHFAVAVKYDKETAEAPYVLAKGADYVAANIKEIAKQNNIEIVENKPLARMLYYNVEIGDQIPPELYQMVAEVLAYVYSVKNKEILIS
- the fliR gene encoding flagellar biosynthetic protein FliR, with translation MQLQFTVENLEYFLFIVTRVSAFVFTAPFFSFGSIPRQFKIAFTLIFSTLLYLTLPSVPVTYPGVIGFSLMVMSEALAGTLLGYFTNIVMTILNFTGRLIDMEIGFAMVTMYDPVFKVDTSVTGNLYNYFVIILLLVNDFHHYFLKAFVDAFKVVPIGRAVISANTVNVITYFLGNYFMIAMRLMLPIYATMLLVNVVLGVMAKVAPQMNMFVVGIQLKLLGGLVVMILMMSMLPGVANYITKEMQDVFLRAVEALKS
- the fliQ gene encoding flagellar biosynthesis protein FliQ yields the protein MSADKVIDISRETVMLILKLSAPMLLASLVVGLIISLIQTITSIQEQTLTFVPKLIVTMLMLVLTGGWMMTSLSEFTTELFSGFGDYIYESTGFIGYIVTLL
- the fliP gene encoding flagellar type III secretion system pore protein FliP (The bacterial flagellar biogenesis protein FliP forms a type III secretion system (T3SS)-type pore required for flagellar assembly.), giving the protein MREHPLCTKKFNLLYLGIVLVLICTSLFFVTPAYAIDNRTGNTVDRSSNDNNSFTTGTSPYNIGINLTTNGEQSGLAATLRIVLVLTVLGLAPSILILLTSFTRILVVLHFVRSALTTQTTPPNQVLTGLALFLTWFIMSPIFIQINTEALKPLTDGNITFEQAYEIGIKPLRTFMYKQTNTKDIRLFLDIAGIEEVKDMDEIPTNVLIPAFIISELRAAFIIGFCIYIPFLVIDMVVSSTLMSMGMMMLPPTTISMPFKILLFIMVDGWDLVIGNLVKSFVK
- the fliO gene encoding flagellar biosynthetic protein FliO produces the protein MVLSRTAGTLGSIAQIFGMLVAFAVIVAAAYYVSKYFSKYALKTRENSNIKVVETSRVTADKYLQIVEVGGRYFLIGITKTNINLISEVDGDKIKANLPVETERFSFKEFLDRAKSKEK
- the fliY gene encoding flagellar motor switch phosphatase FliY; its protein translation is MDGMLSQEEINALLGGMGEDGGSDSSDTQAGAGSVPLSSEEKDAIGEISNISMGTAATTLSTLLNQKVLITTPNVSIANWEDISQSYDRPCVFIQISYIEGLDGNNILILREKDVKIITDLMMGGNGEDVDGTELSELHLSAICEAMNQMMGSAATSISSVLEKKVDISPPTASLIDMDGSIDEEGFGDFLKGEFVKVSFRLEIGTLIDSELMQLYPIDFAKELYNKFMSSSELDQPAPAAPAPAPAPAPAAPTPGPAPAMPVPPQGYAQPMQPAQPVNVAPAQFQAFDNTINPLMQQENIGLIMDVPLEVTVELGRTNKTIKEILDFSPGTIIELNKLAGEAIDLLVNGKYVAKGEVVVIEDNFGIRITEIIK
- the fliM gene encoding flagellar motor switch protein FliM — translated: MSDILSQEEIDKLLRGIESGDVDTDDLKETDEKVVKDYDFARPSKFSKDHLRTLESIFEHYGRLLSANLPAYLRKTVQVEVRGSEAITYQEFQNSLSNPVLLAIMNLSPLKGSCIMEMSNNLGYTIIDRLLGGEGNPIEKTRDFSEIEIVVIERILNICTGYLQEPWHNVVEIDPRLMRIETNSQYAQIISPQEMTALITLSIKIGTVEGFMTFCLPFTSLEEVMDKLNTKFWFSALQEKDDTNYGEQIGEIIDRAQIPIRAVLGKSVVSVNDFVNLQPGDVIRLNSKVEDELDVFVGNMKKFKALPGASSGVYALRITKVIREEE
- a CDS encoding flagellar basal body-associated FliL family protein yields the protein MKKNMLTIVAIALSLMNLILTAVIMLSVVSSAKATNALVSNIASIIDLELENDTSKNKVSISDMDVVTFDKSLQINLKGSGDGKDHYAVIDQISLYLIKTEDDYKTISESMKNADTKSGYESTIDEIVSNQFSQYTKEEVQNNREAIKAAVLKAIQEKFGTQTMAEIAFKNLRLQ
- a CDS encoding OmpA family protein is translated as MARKKKPEEAKAGAPEWMATFSDLMNLLLCFFVLLFSMSSTDTAKYNEIVEAITSSFSIFSGGGSALDQGVLVSSGVSQLNELAEYYSNLAVENTAEEDGTKGGSGKSDSENTSENKPEKDNVKKEITKDEVLKKYEQEVKEAAEKNYEKASEAINQFKLNDTVQLKMDTSYNYIGLSIDGYFLFDSGQAELKKGADVVLDKAAGILKKFKDTDIVIEGHTDNVPQTNTVKFKNNLWLSSARAMTVLEYLTNVEHMDPKRLSASGKGEYEPIASNKTPEGRQKNRRVEIKIFTKVAE